In the Pithys albifrons albifrons isolate INPA30051 chromosome 3, PitAlb_v1, whole genome shotgun sequence genome, one interval contains:
- the USP18 gene encoding ubl carboxyl-terminal hydrolase 18 yields the protein MCGSSASLRCEQTWCPSLRWRFVSRCSVNVRSSRASKCCCWSCGNCLVCETNYHCVEEIQAMYSTPSIHFPRTMDHSSDPEEQQDLNRRRPSLSTSLRPPLSTRLGPSFAPTDGTKQWTSRKKQETRAGTETMEAEAEVQSNKDEAKELKAKEQRMTLIFGTADLKNGAVGLYNLGQSCCLNSLLQVFLMNIHFTGILRRITVPLYAMQKRMNVPYQMLLLLEEMQRGKRKAVHPTELACCLSAHRVDLFVQHDAAQLFLRLWNLIKKQMKKLELVEELSDLYTICIEEHLACETCSFETKSKSSMLTLPLPVLDSNSHRLKSLEDCLQYFFHPEELSGQNMCFCQQCGRKTPFLQSMKLVHLPQTLTIHLKRFCFEKSSYMHKLSHYLPFPQDLDFNRVLTENQCQADDNEKASWQYGLFAVVAHSGSTSSGHYCAYIKSLTECKWYCFNDSEVCQVSWDDVKCTYGHASLHWGETAYLLIYMKKHPQ from the exons ATGTGCGGCTCCTCCGCATCACTGCGATGCGAACAGACGTGGTGTCCTAGCCTCCGCTGGCGCTTTGTCAGCAGATGTAGTGTGAACGTGAGATCCAGCCGAGCCTcgaagtgctgctgctggtcctgCGGGAATTG TTTGGTGTGTGAGACCAATTATCACTGTGTGGAGGAGATCCAggctatgtattctaccccctctattcatttcccaagaacaatggaccactcgtcagatccagaagagcagcaggacctcaacaggaggagaccatcaCTTTCAACCAGCTTGCGGCCACCGCTCTCAACCAGACTGGGACCGTCatttgcaccaacag ATGGGACAAAACAGTGGACATCAAGGAAGAAGCAAGAAACCAGAGCTGGCACTGAGACCATGGAGGCAGAAGCTGAAGTACAAAGTAATAAAGATGAAGCCAAAGAGCTGAAGGCCAAAGAACAGAGGATGACATTGATCTTTGGTACGGCAGACTTAAAAAATG GGGCTGTTGGACTGTATAACCTTggacagagctgctgtctgAACTCCCTGCTCCAAGTGTTTCTCATGAATATACACTTCACAGGGATACTTCGAAG GATCACAGTGCCACTATATGCCATGCAGAAGAGGATGAATGTCCCATACCAAATGCTTCTGCTGTTGGAGGAGATGCAGCGTGGCAAGCGCAAAGCTGTTCATCCCACAGAACTCGCTTGCTGCCTTTCAGCACACAGAGTGGATT TGTTTGTACAGCATGATGCTGCTCAGCTCTTTCTGCGTCTCTGGAACTTGATAAAGAAGCAGATGAAAAAGCTAGAGTTG GTTGAAGAACTGAGTGATTTGTACACTATCTGCATAGAGGAGCATCTGGCCTGTGAGACTTGCTCTTTTGAAACAAAGAGCAAGAGCAGCATGTTAACCCTTCCACTCCCAGTGTTGGATTCCAATTCTCACAGGCTGAAATCTCTG GAGGACTGTTTACAATACTTTTTCCATCCAGAAGAGCTGAGTGGTCAAAATATGTGTTTCTGTCAACAGTGTGGAAGGAAAACACCTTTTTTGCAG AGCATGAAACTTGTCCATCTGCCACAGACTCTGACCATACACCTAAAGCgcttctgctttgaaaaatcGTCCTACATGCACAAGCTTAGTCACTATTTGCCATTCCCACAGGACCTTGATTTCAACAGAGTCTTGACAGAAAATCAGTGTCAAGCAGATGACAATGAAAAG GCTTCCTGGCAGTATGgcctttttgctgttgttgctcATTCAGGATCAACTAGTTCTGGACATTACTGTGCCTATATTAAAAGCCTGACAGAGTGTAAATGGTATTGCTTTAATGATTCTGAGGTTTGCCAG gtATCATGGGATGATGTTAAATGCACCTATGGACATGCCAGCCTCCATTG GGGAGAAACGGCTTATCTCTTGATTTACATGAAAAAACATCCTCAGTAG